A region of Curvibacter sp. AEP1-3 DNA encodes the following proteins:
- a CDS encoding glycosyltransferase family 2 protein, whose amino-acid sequence MKFSVVIPLYNKAPYIEFTLHSVLAQTCPNFEVVVVDDGSLDSGPELVQRLAELDARVRLVQQPNGGVSAARNTGIAAARGDWVAFLDADDWWHSDYLATQAAAIAAKPDVHMAATLLRRVPDAVNWNPLPWPAMPADVEPALITDLPTRWMHGIPFFTSSVVVRRELLLAKQPCFVMGESHGEDLDLWFRLAEVTNIAHTAKALVAYRTESTGSLTKLHTPDGLPPYLLRMQARAMAAGATNPKRASALNFVAQQRLTLARNALMSGRRREGLRWWLSARHAAGSKRWAMTAFMALCIPAACIAYWEQWRISRTGSS is encoded by the coding sequence ATGAAATTTAGTGTTGTTATACCCCTTTACAACAAGGCACCGTATATTGAGTTCACCCTGCACTCGGTGTTGGCTCAGACTTGCCCAAATTTTGAAGTGGTGGTCGTGGACGATGGTTCCTTAGATTCCGGGCCCGAGCTCGTGCAACGCTTGGCAGAGTTGGATGCGCGCGTGCGTCTGGTACAACAACCCAACGGTGGTGTGTCTGCAGCGCGAAATACGGGTATTGCTGCTGCCCGTGGCGACTGGGTTGCATTTCTGGATGCGGACGATTGGTGGCACTCAGACTACTTGGCCACACAAGCGGCTGCCATAGCCGCCAAGCCTGACGTGCACATGGCTGCAACTCTATTGCGCAGAGTGCCTGATGCAGTTAACTGGAATCCCTTGCCATGGCCTGCAATGCCAGCAGATGTCGAGCCGGCGCTGATTACAGACTTGCCTACTCGCTGGATGCATGGCATTCCATTCTTTACTTCATCAGTCGTCGTTCGACGCGAATTATTGTTGGCTAAGCAGCCGTGTTTTGTGATGGGTGAGTCGCATGGTGAAGACTTGGATCTCTGGTTCAGGCTTGCAGAGGTGACCAACATTGCTCACACCGCCAAGGCTTTGGTGGCTTACCGCACCGAATCAACAGGTAGCTTGACCAAACTACATACGCCAGACGGCTTGCCACCCTATTTGCTTCGCATGCAGGCGCGCGCGATGGCAGCGGGCGCTACCAATCCCAAGCGGGCTTCCGCGTTGAACTTCGTCGCGCAGCAGCGGCTGACTTTGGCGCGAAATGCGCTCATGAGCGGGCGGCGGCGCGAGGGATTGCGTTGGTGGTTGAGTGCCCGGCATGCAGCGGGTAGTAAGCGCTGGGCAATGACCGCATTCATGGCGCTGTGCATACCTGCGGCATGTATCGCCTACTGGGAGCAATGGCGAATTTCGCGAACCGGCTCCTCTTAG
- a CDS encoding serine O-acetyltransferase: MTFFEDLRAAREGVLSLGFWALQVYRFGHLRYRFQSKLVRYPLGALHIVLSKVAEMLCGVTIGVSAKIGRRLVIEHSGAIVVHGNAVLGDDCIIRQGVTIGNRYMDKPLDAPVIGQRVNIGAGAKILGAVHIGDDAEIGANAVVLKDVPAGAVAVGVPARIILRKSEL; encoded by the coding sequence ATGACTTTTTTTGAAGACCTTCGCGCAGCGCGGGAAGGTGTTTTGTCTTTGGGGTTCTGGGCACTACAGGTCTACCGTTTCGGGCATTTGCGCTACCGCTTCCAGAGCAAGCTGGTGCGCTACCCGTTGGGTGCTTTGCACATAGTGCTTAGCAAGGTAGCTGAGATGTTGTGCGGGGTCACTATCGGGGTCTCTGCAAAGATAGGGCGGCGCCTGGTAATCGAGCATTCGGGAGCCATCGTGGTACATGGCAACGCTGTGTTGGGTGACGATTGCATCATCCGCCAGGGCGTGACCATTGGCAACCGCTACATGGACAAACCATTGGACGCGCCGGTTATCGGGCAGAGGGTGAACATCGGTGCTGGCGCCAAAATTTTGGGTGCAGTGCACATTGGCGACGATGCAGAAATCGGTGCCAATGCGGTTGTATTGAAAGACGTGCCCGCTGGCGCGGTAGCGGTGGGTGTGCCCGCGCGAATCATTTTGCGGAAATCAGAGCTATGA